A portion of the Acidisarcina polymorpha genome contains these proteins:
- the accC gene encoding acetyl-CoA carboxylase biotin carboxylase subunit: MLRKVLIANRGEIALRVICACKELGIRTVAIYSEADRNSLHVRFADEAICIGPPRSAESYLNVPAVISAAEIADVDAIHPGYGLLSENANFAEVCRASNIKFIGPPPEVTRLMGEKEKARMAMKKAKVPILPGSDGVITSEGEAIEWARTVGFPVILKASAGGGGRGMRVIRTEAELPALFQAAHTEAANAFGNGDLYMEKFIERPRHIEFQVLADEHGNVVSLGERECSIQRRHQKLIEEAPSLKVNEKMRADIAKTLKRSLEHVGYQNAGTIEFLMDEDGQLYFIEMNTRIQVEHPVTEMVTGIDLVKAQLRIASGEKLSSILTEPLAIRGHAIECRVNAEHPEKFTPSAGKISVFNVPGGNGVRVDTAQYAEGVVPPYYDSLIAKLIVHGRDRAEAMARMSRALEQFIVEGIHTTIPLHRKIFADAEFKSGAFDTKFMERFFERQEEQKAEV; this comes from the coding sequence ATGTTAAGAAAAGTCCTCATCGCCAATCGCGGCGAGATCGCTCTGCGCGTCATTTGCGCCTGCAAGGAACTGGGCATCCGCACCGTCGCTATCTACAGCGAAGCTGATCGCAATTCCCTGCATGTCCGCTTCGCCGACGAAGCCATCTGCATAGGGCCGCCCCGCTCCGCTGAAAGCTACCTCAATGTTCCGGCCGTCATCTCTGCCGCTGAAATTGCGGATGTTGACGCGATTCACCCTGGCTATGGCCTGTTGAGCGAAAATGCCAACTTTGCCGAGGTCTGCCGCGCTTCCAATATCAAGTTCATCGGACCTCCGCCGGAAGTCACTCGTCTGATGGGTGAAAAAGAAAAAGCGCGTATGGCGATGAAGAAAGCCAAAGTGCCGATCCTTCCCGGATCGGACGGGGTGATTACCTCGGAAGGCGAGGCGATCGAATGGGCGCGCACCGTCGGTTTTCCGGTGATCCTCAAAGCCTCCGCTGGCGGCGGCGGACGTGGAATGCGAGTTATACGCACCGAAGCGGAACTGCCGGCATTATTTCAAGCGGCGCATACCGAAGCAGCCAACGCCTTTGGCAATGGCGATCTATACATGGAAAAATTCATCGAGCGGCCGCGGCACATCGAATTCCAAGTGCTGGCCGACGAACATGGCAACGTGGTCTCGCTGGGCGAGCGCGAGTGTTCGATCCAACGACGTCATCAAAAACTGATTGAAGAAGCGCCATCACTCAAGGTCAACGAAAAGATGCGCGCCGATATTGCTAAAACGCTGAAGCGCAGCTTAGAGCACGTCGGCTATCAGAATGCCGGAACGATCGAGTTTTTGATGGATGAAGATGGTCAGCTCTACTTCATTGAGATGAACACCCGCATTCAGGTGGAGCATCCGGTGACTGAAATGGTGACCGGGATCGACCTGGTCAAGGCGCAGTTGCGCATCGCCTCTGGAGAGAAGCTATCCAGCATCCTCACCGAGCCGCTCGCCATTCGCGGGCACGCCATCGAATGTCGCGTTAATGCCGAACATCCGGAGAAATTCACGCCTTCGGCAGGCAAGATCAGTGTCTTCAATGTTCCCGGCGGCAATGGCGTTCGGGTGGACACGGCCCAATATGCAGAGGGAGTCGTGCCTCCCTACTACGATTCGCTGATCGCCAAGCTGATCGTCCACGGGCGCGACCGGGCCGAGGCAATGGCGCGAATGTCCCGCGCCCTCGAACAATTCATCGTCGAAGGTATTCACACCACGATCCCACTGCACCGAAAGATCTTCGCCGATGCGGAGTTCAAAAGCGGCGCTTTCGATACAAAGTTCATGGAACGGTTCTTCGAGCGCCAGGAAGAGCAGAAAGCGGAAGTTTAA
- a CDS encoding arginine repressor: MKPERHTVIREIVASAPVVNQHELRRKLVRRGFDVTQATLSRDIREMRLYKGPGGYTLPNGVDMEEDNEPRVEDVLGGFALKVKQAQNQLVVITTQGGAQPVALAIDHEEWPEMVGTIAGDDTVLIICPDNKQASKLLERLEEMIR; this comes from the coding sequence ATGAAGCCGGAAAGACACACCGTGATTCGCGAGATCGTCGCATCAGCGCCCGTGGTCAATCAACACGAGCTGCGCCGGAAGCTCGTTCGTCGCGGCTTTGACGTGACCCAGGCCACGCTTTCCCGCGACATCCGGGAGATGCGTCTTTATAAAGGGCCGGGCGGTTATACGCTGCCTAACGGCGTCGATATGGAAGAAGACAACGAGCCGAGAGTTGAAGACGTACTGGGCGGTTTCGCGCTCAAAGTAAAGCAAGCCCAGAACCAGTTGGTTGTCATCACCACCCAGGGTGGGGCTCAACCAGTCGCGCTGGCGATTGATCATGAAGAGTGGCCGGAGATGGTAGGGACCATCGCCGGCGACGACACGGTCTTGATTATTTGTCCGGATAACAAACAGGCATCGAAATTGCTTGAACGCCTGGAAGAGATGATTCGCTGA
- the argB gene encoding acetylglutamate kinase, which produces MKFVVKLGGAALEDPEMLHRCAQAVAELARDGHQVALVHGGGVQLTRTLKQMGKQSEFIAGLRVTDAVTRDTALMVLAGHVNKSLVASLGAHGQSAVGLSGGDGLIFRARKKRTAPDLGFVGEIVASDPRWLEAIWKMGSVPVLSSMALGFDGEYYNINADEMAAACAMSCNADALVFLTDVPGVRGADGDVLRWLNIDQIAVLAKDEVISGGMLPKLSACREALLHGVKRVRILPAAEAGVLSDLCSARITQGTEVMVA; this is translated from the coding sequence ATGAAATTTGTCGTGAAGCTGGGCGGTGCGGCCCTGGAAGATCCCGAAATGCTGCATCGCTGCGCGCAGGCGGTTGCGGAGTTGGCTCGGGATGGTCATCAAGTGGCCTTAGTGCACGGCGGCGGTGTTCAGCTGACTCGGACGTTGAAGCAGATGGGCAAGCAGAGCGAGTTCATCGCCGGTCTGCGGGTGACGGATGCCGTCACCCGCGATACCGCATTGATGGTGCTCGCCGGGCATGTCAACAAATCGCTGGTCGCGTCGCTGGGCGCGCACGGCCAGTCTGCTGTCGGACTTTCCGGCGGCGACGGACTGATCTTTCGAGCGCGCAAGAAGCGTACCGCCCCGGACTTGGGCTTTGTCGGCGAGATCGTCGCCTCCGACCCGCGCTGGCTCGAAGCAATCTGGAAGATGGGCTCTGTCCCGGTGCTTTCGAGCATGGCGCTCGGCTTCGACGGCGAATACTACAACATCAACGCCGACGAAATGGCGGCCGCCTGTGCGATGAGTTGCAACGCCGACGCTCTGGTCTTTCTGACCGATGTCCCTGGGGTGCGCGGCGCCGATGGCGACGTCCTGCGTTGGCTCAATATCGACCAGATCGCCGTTCTCGCTAAGGATGAAGTGATCAGCGGCGGCATGTTGCCAAAGCTCAGCGCCTGCCGCGAAGCACTCTTGCATGGCGTCAAGCGAGTCAGGATCCTGCCGGCGGCGGAAGCGGGGGTCCTGTCCGACCTTTGCAGCGCAAGAATAACCCAAGGAACCGAGGTGATGGTGGCATGA
- the accB gene encoding acetyl-CoA carboxylase biotin carboxyl carrier protein, with amino-acid sequence MNPEELNALKELIAFLKDNQIGEFDLERGDLKVRLKFAQASGGSSGLDLAGLNRLLGSASAAPAVAHPVTPAASAQPPAPADEDADLHIVKSPIVGTFYESPSPGSPPFVKPGDTVEAGQVLCIVEAMKLMNEIESDVAGEIVKRFVQTGQPIEYGQPLFSVRPS; translated from the coding sequence ATGAATCCTGAAGAATTGAATGCATTAAAGGAACTGATTGCGTTCCTGAAGGACAACCAGATCGGCGAGTTCGATCTGGAACGCGGCGACTTGAAGGTCCGCCTCAAGTTCGCGCAGGCATCGGGTGGCTCTTCCGGATTGGACCTGGCGGGATTGAACCGCTTGCTCGGCTCCGCGTCAGCTGCTCCCGCCGTTGCGCATCCAGTCACGCCCGCCGCGTCCGCGCAACCGCCTGCTCCGGCGGACGAAGATGCCGACCTGCACATTGTGAAGTCGCCCATCGTCGGGACCTTCTATGAATCGCCGTCTCCGGGTTCCCCTCCCTTTGTGAAACCGGGAGATACGGTTGAAGCCGGCCAAGTGCTTTGCATCGTTGAAGCCATGAAGCTCATGAACGAAATCGAGTCGGATGTTGCGGGCGAAATCGTAAAACGCTTTGTGCAAACCGGCCAGCCCATCGAATACGGACAACCGCTCTTCTCTGTCCGTCCGAGTTAG
- a CDS encoding M24 family metallopeptidase produces MNYSRRFRALRRGMKNQGIEALLITHLPDVRYLCGFTGSNAALAVSSTLAVLFTDGRYSVQAKQQTQSARVVISAASALRDACVWLSKCGAKFAYFSPEHVTVAALQTMRESIDRRRRNFFTPLDAPLVVNLRLVKDEEELAAISKAAALGCELFAELLDKIEAGTTEIAVAAELEFAARTRGAEAMSFETIVASGPRSALPHGHATLNRLPVNGFVTLDFGVILNGYCSDMTRTVHIGKINRRERFAYEAVLEAQQAAVEAVSPGATCGEVDEAARGLLRKAGLDQYFTHSTGHGVGIEIHEAPRIAKEQEAVLVPGMVITIEPGVYVPGKFGIRIEDMVTVTDCAQRVLTPAPKTLIEL; encoded by the coding sequence ATGAATTACAGCCGCCGCTTCCGCGCCTTGCGCCGGGGCATGAAAAATCAGGGCATCGAAGCCCTGCTCATCACTCATTTACCGGATGTTCGCTATCTCTGCGGCTTTACCGGATCGAATGCTGCCCTGGCGGTGAGCTCGACCCTTGCCGTCCTATTTACCGACGGGCGCTATTCGGTTCAGGCGAAACAACAAACGCAGTCGGCAAGAGTGGTCATCTCCGCAGCCTCGGCTTTACGGGATGCTTGCGTATGGCTCTCCAAATGCGGAGCCAAGTTCGCCTATTTCAGTCCTGAACATGTGACCGTCGCAGCGCTGCAAACCATGCGCGAGTCGATCGATCGCCGGCGGCGAAACTTCTTCACTCCGCTGGATGCCCCGCTGGTGGTCAATCTGCGGCTGGTGAAAGATGAAGAGGAGCTGGCGGCGATCAGCAAAGCCGCTGCATTAGGATGCGAGCTCTTCGCGGAGTTACTGGATAAGATCGAGGCGGGGACGACGGAGATCGCGGTTGCGGCGGAACTTGAGTTCGCCGCCCGAACCCGCGGAGCGGAAGCCATGTCCTTCGAAACAATCGTTGCATCAGGCCCCCGCTCGGCGCTACCGCATGGCCATGCCACCCTCAACCGGCTGCCGGTTAATGGCTTCGTCACCCTGGACTTCGGTGTTATTCTCAATGGGTACTGCTCCGACATGACGCGCACTGTGCATATCGGGAAGATCAACCGGCGAGAGCGCTTCGCGTATGAAGCAGTATTGGAAGCCCAACAGGCGGCAGTCGAGGCGGTAAGTCCGGGCGCAACCTGTGGTGAAGTAGATGAGGCGGCGCGAGGATTACTTCGCAAGGCTGGTCTGGATCAATACTTCACCCACTCCACCGGGCATGGTGTAGGCATCGAAATCCATGAGGCTCCGAGGATTGCCAAGGAGCAGGAAGCAGTGTTAGTTCCGGGCATGGTGATAACCATCGAGCCCGGTGTATATGTTCCGGGGAAGTTTGGTATCCGCATCGAAGATATGGTGACGGTTACTGACTGCGCACAGAGGGTCCTCACCCCAGCGCCAAAGACCCTGATCGAACTCTAG
- the thiE gene encoding thiamine phosphate synthase — translation MNQKMLSRLYPILPRLYPILDASVLAGEGVAREQQLQRLGQELLESGVTLLQYRNKSGGEAEVLADARILRDGMPAGKCLLILNDYPRLAVEAQFDGVHLGQGDMPASQGRAILGNDRVLGLSTHNLEQLAAAERSSANYVAIGPVFATSSKQNPDPVVGLEGVKRARMLTTKPLVAIGGITLETCRQVVDAGADSIAVISSLFSDQGGRAPAKVAEDFFAKLR, via the coding sequence TTGAATCAGAAGATGCTTTCCCGGCTTTACCCGATCCTTCCCCGGCTTTATCCGATCCTCGATGCCAGTGTCCTGGCCGGCGAGGGCGTAGCTCGAGAGCAACAACTGCAGCGTCTTGGCCAAGAGCTGCTGGAGTCCGGCGTCACGCTTCTGCAGTATCGAAACAAATCTGGTGGCGAAGCCGAAGTACTCGCTGATGCTCGCATCTTGAGAGATGGAATGCCGGCGGGGAAATGCCTGCTGATTCTGAACGACTATCCGCGACTCGCAGTCGAGGCGCAGTTTGACGGAGTACACCTCGGGCAGGGCGACATGCCCGCGAGCCAGGGCCGTGCCATTCTCGGTAACGATCGGGTACTAGGCTTGTCGACCCATAACTTGGAACAACTCGCTGCAGCGGAGAGAAGCTCCGCGAACTATGTGGCGATCGGTCCAGTCTTTGCCACCTCATCCAAGCAGAATCCCGATCCCGTCGTCGGGTTGGAGGGAGTCAAGCGCGCGCGGATGCTGACGACGAAGCCCCTGGTTGCCATCGGTGGTATCACTCTCGAGACCTGCAGACAGGTGGTCGATGCGGGCGCCGATTCGATTGCCGTGATCTCCAGCCTCTTCTCGGACCAAGGCGGTCGAGCTCCGGCAAAAGTAGCGGAAGACTTTTTCGCCAAATTGCGGTAG
- the argC gene encoding N-acetyl-gamma-glutamyl-phosphate reductase: MSTRAIQTAVVGVGGYAGMELARLLLHHPQLNGAPPVFAGRGTSAAEASGGAPGSAVPLSTIHPRLMDNNGSAGLLVEPFSWKLFKSRGVEVLFLATPHEQSREWVPEALARGIRVIDLSGAWRLNESANRAVYKFEDEGKQSTDAVQAKSVYGMPELHRDDIRGAELIANPGCYATSIILALKPLVAKGWVDLQRGIVCDSKSGVSGAGKAPTAKTHFMYAADNLSAYGVFGHRHTGELLEQLELQPEQIVFTPHLLPIPRGILSTIYVWFKEAMDADRIKSCFDNFYAASPMVRVFSAGNLPQIQYSAYTNFCDIGFQLAKDGKRCVLVSCLDNLLKGAAGQAVQNLNLMYGWNEAEGLV, translated from the coding sequence ATGAGCACTCGAGCAATTCAAACCGCCGTTGTCGGGGTTGGGGGCTATGCGGGGATGGAACTGGCCCGGCTGCTATTGCACCATCCGCAGTTGAACGGAGCCCCTCCCGTCTTTGCCGGCAGAGGGACGAGCGCTGCTGAGGCATCCGGTGGGGCGCCAGGATCAGCCGTGCCTTTGTCTACGATTCATCCCCGGCTGATGGACAACAATGGCTCGGCCGGGCTGCTCGTCGAGCCGTTTTCCTGGAAATTATTCAAGTCGCGCGGCGTCGAAGTTCTCTTCCTAGCCACGCCTCACGAACAGTCGCGGGAATGGGTTCCCGAGGCGCTCGCACGCGGGATCCGGGTCATCGATCTGAGTGGCGCGTGGCGGTTGAATGAATCCGCCAACCGCGCAGTCTACAAGTTTGAAGACGAAGGTAAGCAAAGTACCGATGCGGTCCAGGCGAAGAGTGTTTACGGAATGCCGGAATTACATCGCGACGATATTCGCGGTGCGGAGCTGATCGCCAATCCAGGCTGCTATGCAACCTCGATCATTCTTGCGCTGAAACCGCTGGTTGCGAAGGGCTGGGTCGATCTGCAGAGGGGCATTGTCTGCGACTCGAAGTCAGGGGTTTCGGGCGCGGGCAAAGCCCCGACGGCAAAGACCCACTTCATGTATGCCGCGGACAATCTTTCCGCCTATGGCGTCTTCGGGCATCGGCATACCGGTGAACTCCTGGAGCAACTCGAACTGCAACCGGAACAGATTGTCTTTACCCCGCATCTGTTGCCGATTCCCCGGGGTATTTTATCCACGATTTACGTCTGGTTTAAAGAGGCGATGGACGCGGACCGAATCAAAAGCTGCTTTGATAACTTTTATGCGGCTAGTCCGATGGTGCGGGTCTTCAGTGCTGGCAATTTGCCGCAAATTCAATACTCGGCTTATACCAACTTCTGCGACATCGGCTTTCAACTGGCGAAGGATGGCAAACGGTGCGTCCTCGTGTCGTGTCTCGACAACCTGCTTAAGGGAGCTGCAGGACAAGCAGTTCAGAACTTGAACCTGATGTACGGATGGAATGAAGCAGAGGGACTGGTCTAG
- a CDS encoding aspartate aminotransferase family protein has product MSSPRKEMEQLKAAEAKLLLSTYERNPILFTGGEGVYLEDEQGIRYLDLLSGIGVNALGYGHPAIEAAIAAQSKKLIHISNLFFHPGQAELALRLTEMSGLDRAFFCNSGTEAWEAAMKVARAYAGLLRNEGKSIGTKFLAIENSFHGRTFGSVSTTHKAKYREPFGPVVPGVDFVRFNDVDDLRGKFSTDVCAILLEPIQGEGGIRPVSQEFFAAARELTQSTGALLIADEIQSGLGRTGKWFAYQHYGIQPDITTLAKPLAGGLPLGAMLCTEGVSRAIHPGMHGTTFGGGPLACAVAIAVIDTIKATGLLDHVTATGAAFKEGLAALQAKHSSIVDVRGEGLMLAAQLNSAELAKSVLAQMFDRHILINRTDETVLRFLPPFILQAEHVQAALHALDEILMGIEVATNQQSHETVSQGGR; this is encoded by the coding sequence ATGAGCTCCCCACGCAAGGAAATGGAACAACTAAAGGCAGCGGAGGCCAAACTCCTGCTCTCGACCTATGAGCGCAACCCTATTCTTTTTACTGGCGGCGAAGGCGTCTATCTGGAAGATGAACAGGGCATCCGATATCTTGATCTGCTGAGCGGCATTGGCGTCAATGCGCTCGGTTATGGCCATCCGGCGATCGAAGCGGCCATCGCGGCGCAGAGCAAGAAACTTATCCATATCTCGAATCTGTTTTTTCATCCCGGACAGGCAGAGCTCGCCCTGCGGCTGACCGAGATGAGTGGACTGGATCGCGCTTTCTTTTGCAACAGCGGCACCGAGGCATGGGAAGCGGCGATGAAGGTGGCGCGCGCCTATGCCGGTCTACTGCGCAATGAGGGTAAATCCATCGGTACGAAGTTCCTCGCGATCGAGAACAGCTTCCACGGCCGGACCTTCGGCTCCGTATCGACGACTCATAAGGCCAAGTATCGTGAACCATTCGGTCCGGTAGTGCCGGGTGTCGACTTCGTGCGCTTCAACGATGTCGATGACCTTCGCGGCAAGTTCTCCACCGACGTTTGCGCCATCCTTCTGGAACCGATTCAGGGTGAGGGCGGGATTCGGCCGGTGTCCCAGGAATTCTTTGCTGCGGCCCGCGAGTTGACTCAATCGACAGGTGCACTGCTGATCGCGGATGAGATTCAGTCCGGACTAGGTCGCACTGGCAAATGGTTTGCCTACCAGCACTATGGCATCCAACCGGACATTACGACTCTGGCTAAGCCGCTGGCTGGTGGCTTGCCACTGGGCGCCATGCTCTGCACCGAGGGAGTCTCCCGCGCCATTCACCCGGGGATGCACGGCACGACCTTCGGCGGAGGCCCGCTGGCCTGCGCTGTCGCCATCGCTGTGATCGATACTATTAAGGCTACCGGCCTTTTGGACCACGTCACAGCGACCGGCGCTGCCTTCAAAGAGGGATTGGCTGCATTGCAAGCGAAACACTCCTCTATAGTGGACGTCCGCGGCGAAGGGCTGATGCTGGCGGCCCAGTTGAATTCGGCAGAGCTCGCCAAAAGCGTACTGGCGCAGATGTTCGACCGTCACATCCTGATCAATCGGACTGATGAGACGGTGCTGCGCTTCCTGCCGCCATTTATTCTTCAGGCCGAGCACGTACAAGCAGCCCTCCATGCGCTCGATGAGATCCTGATGGGCATTGAAGTCGCTACGAACCAGCAGTCGCACGAGACCGTTTCCCAGGGAGGCCGATAG
- a CDS encoding AMP-dependent synthetase/ligase, whose protein sequence is MPIAAEHPVSHPTSFGLLSANDIFFRLTGDPRENAILYQDGEGFWRPLSTSQIYARVRALAGIFLSWGIKKGDRIAILAENRWEWATTDFAALAIGAVDVPVYPTLTADQTAELLVDSGSRIAVVSTREQYAKVAAIRSRTLLERIIVMDEVPDLVDAIGFSALVTNADNDGKQRFPDFDDRARSIQPDDLATIIYTSGTTGEPKGVMLTHGNIAANVSYSTVGIGFRSDDSSLSFLPLSHITARHLDYALFAQGVTIAYCSSFDKLPVAMISVKPTIFVAVPRVYEKIRQEVERRASLSPIKKRLLRWAIATGHKHRQSILADTLPKSAMWRLAAKLVLTKIHAAFGGRARIFIAGGAPLGVETAGWFADAGIRILEGYGLTETSPVIALNKPRVYRMGSVGKPLPNFECKLASDNELLVRGPAVFRGYWGKPRETAANFTPDGEWFHTGDIARFDEDGFLYITDRKKELIKTSGGKLIAPQPIENKLKANVLVGQAAMVGDRHKFASVLISPNFAALEAWAKERRVGTLERRALIESPAVIAEYQAIIDEVNAGLANFETMKRFKLVPEEWSLEGGELTPSLKMKRRVIAERYAAEIAKFYSDESAFHG, encoded by the coding sequence GTGCCAATTGCCGCCGAACATCCCGTCAGCCATCCCACCTCTTTCGGCCTTCTAAGCGCTAACGACATCTTCTTCCGGCTTACCGGCGATCCTCGCGAAAACGCAATCCTCTACCAGGATGGAGAAGGCTTTTGGCGCCCGCTATCAACCTCGCAGATCTATGCGCGAGTGCGTGCTCTCGCGGGCATTTTCCTCAGTTGGGGAATCAAAAAGGGAGACCGCATCGCCATCCTTGCCGAGAATCGGTGGGAGTGGGCGACTACCGACTTCGCAGCTCTGGCGATCGGCGCCGTCGATGTCCCGGTTTACCCGACGCTCACCGCTGATCAGACCGCCGAGTTGCTGGTGGATTCAGGGAGCCGCATCGCCGTTGTTTCAACCCGCGAACAATATGCCAAGGTGGCCGCGATTCGCAGTCGCACTCTGCTCGAGCGAATCATCGTGATGGATGAAGTCCCCGACCTCGTCGACGCTATCGGATTTTCGGCGCTAGTGACCAATGCGGACAACGATGGCAAGCAGCGCTTCCCGGATTTCGATGATCGTGCCAGATCCATTCAGCCTGATGATCTCGCGACGATCATCTACACATCTGGTACTACTGGCGAACCCAAAGGGGTGATGCTGACCCACGGCAATATAGCCGCGAATGTCAGCTATTCGACAGTCGGCATCGGCTTTCGCAGCGACGATTCCTCTCTCTCTTTCTTGCCGCTCTCGCACATCACTGCCCGTCACCTCGACTACGCGCTCTTTGCCCAGGGCGTAACGATCGCTTACTGTTCCAGCTTCGATAAACTCCCAGTGGCGATGATTTCGGTCAAGCCCACCATCTTTGTAGCGGTCCCTCGGGTCTACGAAAAAATCCGGCAGGAAGTCGAGCGGCGGGCCTCGCTTTCCCCGATCAAGAAAAGATTATTGCGCTGGGCGATTGCTACCGGTCATAAGCATCGGCAGAGCATCCTCGCCGACACTCTGCCGAAATCGGCGATGTGGCGGCTCGCCGCGAAGTTGGTTCTTACCAAGATCCACGCGGCCTTTGGCGGCCGGGCACGTATTTTTATTGCTGGAGGAGCGCCGCTCGGCGTCGAGACTGCCGGCTGGTTTGCCGATGCTGGCATTCGGATCCTCGAAGGGTACGGTTTGACCGAGACATCTCCAGTCATCGCGCTCAACAAGCCAAGAGTCTACCGGATGGGGTCAGTAGGAAAACCGCTGCCGAATTTTGAATGCAAGCTCGCTTCTGATAACGAACTGCTCGTCCGCGGCCCCGCCGTCTTTCGAGGATATTGGGGCAAGCCGCGCGAGACTGCCGCGAACTTCACTCCGGATGGCGAGTGGTTCCATACCGGGGACATCGCGCGATTCGACGAAGATGGTTTTCTGTACATCACCGATCGCAAGAAAGAGCTGATCAAGACCTCCGGCGGCAAGTTGATCGCGCCTCAACCGATCGAGAACAAGCTGAAAGCAAACGTGCTGGTTGGTCAGGCAGCGATGGTCGGCGATCGCCATAAATTTGCCAGTGTCCTCATCTCACCGAATTTCGCCGCGCTGGAAGCCTGGGCGAAGGAGCGGCGGGTCGGGACTCTCGAACGCCGAGCGCTCATCGAGTCCCCCGCAGTCATTGCCGAATACCAGGCGATTATCGACGAGGTAAACGCGGGTTTGGCAAACTTCGAGACGATGAAGAGGTTCAAGCTTGTCCCGGAGGAGTGGTCGCTCGAAGGTGGAGAGCTGACACCAAGCCTCAAGATGAAACGGCGGGTGATCGCGGAGCGATATGCCGCGGAGATTGCGAAGTTCTACTCCGATGAATCAGCTTTCCACGGTTAG
- a CDS encoding helix-turn-helix domain-containing protein: MRPSAVRSEVREVMDIRQASSYLGISPDSLYKYASEGFIPAFKLGNRWRFKKSRIDEWMDQQSSAQSAPTQPVAVAARQRKPVRAAR, from the coding sequence ATGAGACCGTCCGCAGTGCGCAGTGAAGTTCGCGAAGTTATGGACATCCGTCAGGCATCCTCTTACCTCGGAATCAGCCCCGACAGCCTCTATAAATACGCCTCAGAAGGATTCATTCCAGCGTTCAAGCTCGGGAATCGTTGGCGCTTCAAGAAATCCCGCATCGACGAGTGGATGGACCAGCAATCGTCCGCTCAATCGGCGCCTACGCAGCCGGTCGCCGTGGCTGCGCGGCAGAGAAAGCCGGTGCGCGCTGCTCGTTAA
- a CDS encoding 6-phosphofructokinase, whose product MRIGLLTGGGDCPGLNAVIAAAVKKGILHHGDQFVGFLEGWRGVLDNNTMPLTLETVDGIITKGGTILRTSRTNVRKIEGGLEKCKENIKANQLDALIAIGGDDTQSVTNALTAIGVPGVGVPKTIDNDLNGTDVCFGFDTAVSIATEAIDRLHTTAEAHNRVIVCEVMGRDAGWIALTAGVAGNAHVVLVPEKPIDLNHVCALLKYNHDHGKKYGIVVVAEGAKLPDSGEQAIKGTKVDSFGHARLSGIAELLANKIEEQTGYETRSVNLGHTQRGGTPTAFDRMLATRYGLAALDLVHAGQFGRLVVLRGTEIQSITLAEAISKNRTVDDHFLEILTGLEPAV is encoded by the coding sequence ATGCGCATCGGTCTACTTACGGGCGGCGGAGACTGCCCCGGTCTTAACGCAGTCATCGCCGCCGCCGTTAAAAAAGGCATTCTTCATCACGGAGACCAGTTCGTCGGATTTCTGGAGGGCTGGCGCGGAGTGCTCGATAACAATACCATGCCCCTGACGTTGGAGACGGTCGACGGCATCATCACCAAGGGTGGCACTATCTTGCGGACCTCACGGACCAACGTCCGTAAGATTGAAGGTGGTCTGGAGAAATGCAAAGAGAACATTAAGGCTAACCAGCTCGACGCCCTCATTGCGATCGGTGGAGATGACACCCAATCTGTGACCAACGCGCTGACTGCGATCGGCGTTCCAGGGGTCGGGGTTCCGAAGACCATCGACAACGATCTAAACGGCACCGATGTCTGCTTCGGTTTCGATACGGCGGTCAGCATCGCCACCGAGGCGATCGATCGGCTCCATACCACTGCCGAAGCTCATAATCGGGTCATCGTCTGCGAAGTAATGGGCCGCGATGCCGGGTGGATCGCCCTCACCGCCGGAGTAGCCGGCAACGCGCACGTGGTACTGGTTCCAGAGAAGCCGATCGATCTCAACCACGTCTGCGCCTTGCTGAAGTACAACCACGATCACGGCAAAAAGTACGGCATCGTCGTCGTCGCTGAAGGCGCCAAGCTGCCCGATAGCGGCGAACAGGCGATTAAGGGCACGAAGGTCGACTCCTTCGGGCACGCGCGTCTTTCTGGGATCGCCGAATTGCTTGCCAACAAGATCGAAGAGCAGACCGGCTATGAAACCCGTTCAGTGAACCTTGGCCATACTCAACGCGGAGGCACCCCAACGGCGTTTGACCGGATGCTCGCTACTCGCTATGGCCTGGCGGCGCTCGACCTCGTTCATGCCGGGCAGTTCGGACGCCTCGTCGTGCTGCGGGGCACTGAAATCCAGAGCATCACTCTCGCCGAAGCTATCTCCAAGAATCGCACCGTCGACGACCACTTCCTGGAGATCTTGACCGGCCTGGAACCAGCGGTCTGA